AATATGACAGTGACAGAAGGCGACGGCATTGTCAATGGACAGCCGGTGAAAAAAGGTGATCATTTTATTCTTCCAAACGGATTTGGAACGGTAGAGTTGCAGGGTGAGATGCAGATTATTGCGTCAACCATATAATTACGGGCTGTAAACGAATACAAAAAAGACTGATTTGTAAAAAAATCGGTCTTTTTTTTGTGCAAAAAGGGCGTAAATATGCCCCAAAAGGCTCCTCTGTTGTAAACGTTTTCAAACAAGCAAATTGATGTGGACAGATGAATCCGATAAGATAGCAACAACAAAACAAAGTGCTGTAGCCGCTGGAAAGGCATAGGCTTGCAAAGCCGAAGTTGTTGGTTCGAATCCAACCAGTACTGCTTGTTTATGAAAATAAACATAGATTATGGAGAAAGAGGAGAAAAAGATTATGGGAAAATTATTTACGTCAGAATCAGTAACAGAAGGACATCCAGATAAGATTGCCGATCAGATTTCAGATGCAATCTTAGATGCCTTGCTTGAACAGGATCCATATTCAAGGGTTGCAGCGGAAACAACCGTAGCAACAGGAATTGCATTAGTCGTTGGAGAAATTACAACGAATGCATATGTGGATATTGCAAAAATTGCAAGAGAAACCATTAAGGAAATCGGATATGTAAACAATGTGGATGGATACAATGCAAATTCAATTGCAGTACTTACTTCCATTGATGAACAGTCAGCGGATATTGCACTTGGTGTTGATAAGGCGTATGAATCAAAGCAGGATGGAGTAACGGAAGATTTTGGAACGGGTGCAGGAGATCAGGGAATCATTTTTGGATACGCAACGGATGAGACACCGGAGTATCTTCCACCGGCTATCTCATTTGCACACAGACTTACAAGGCAGCTCACAAAGGTGAGAAAAGATGGAACGCTTCCATATCTTAGACCGGATGGAAAGTCACAGGTAACCGTAGAATTTGAGGAAGATGGCAAGACCGTAAAGCGTATACATACAATTGTAATCTCCACGCAGCATGCAGAGGAAGTAACACTCGAACAAATCAGGAAGGATATTCTTACCTATGTGATTAAACCGGTCATTCCAGAGGAACTTTTAGATGAAGATACAATATATTATGTAAATCCAACAGGCAGATTTGTAATTGGAGGACCACAAGGAGATTCTGGACTTACGGGAAGAAAAATTATTGTTGATACCTATGGTGGAACGGGACGCCATGGAGGTGGAGCATTTTCAGGAAAGGACCCGACAAAGGTAGACAGATCAGCAGCATATGCAGCAAGATGGGTTGCAAAGAACCTAGTGGCTGCGGGAGTTGCAAAGAGACTCGAAGTTGAACTTGCGTATGCAATTGGAGTTGCAAAACCAGTCTCGATTGCAGTTGAGACTTTTGGAACAGCCACAATTACAGAGGAGAAAATCGTAGAAATTATTGAAAAAGTATTTGATCTTCGGCCGGCAGCCATTATTGATGCACTAAATCTTAGAAGACCTATCTACAAGCAGACAGCAGCATATGGACATTTCGGCAGGACAGATATCGACCTTCCGTGGGAGCATCTTGATAAGGTGGAAGAGATTAAGAAATACCTGTAAGGGAACCGTAATAAGAGAACATATCAGAAATGGACTGGTCAGTGGATAAAAGATTCGGAGGAAATAAGCGTGGTAAAGGTAGAAAAAGATATTCATTGGAGAGAAAAAGAACTGAGTATAAAAGAAGTAATAGAAAAGTATCCAGAAGTTTCCCCATTTGTGATTATTAAGACAGATGCACAACGAAGGGGTGTAACGTATACACAGAAAGCTTTGGAGCGTGTTGATGAAAACGTGCATCAGCTGGTTCACAGGGGATTTTCAGGAGAAAAAAATGATAAGACACCATTTTCCTTACTGCTTAGAGATGGAACAAGCGTTCTGACAGGCGGAGCAGCAGGGTTTGGAAAAAGAGATCCGTTGGTTGTAGATGTGGTAGATGACAAAATTGTTCTGACAGATAATAGAGAAGTATTAGAAGAGGTATCCTATTGGGAAAAACCTGATTTTTATGAGAAATTCACAAGCAGTGGTGAACCAATGTGGCATGTTGCATGGGCAAGACCACAGAGAATCGATTTGAATCCACATCAGTATTGCCAGTTTTGGAATACGCCAGGGCATGGATGTAAGTACTGCTCCATCGCTGCTACTTATAAAAGCAGTGATAAGCCACAGTATGTCAATCTGGATGACATAGAAGAGACGGTAAAGGAAGCCTTAAAGCAGCCTGGACGATTTACCAGTATCTTTCTTACGGGTGGAACCATCTTAAGTGGAAAGGAATTGCTGGATGATGAAGTAGATTTGTATATCAATATTTTGCAGAGAATCGGAAAAAATTTTGGCGGAAAAAGATTCCCAAGTCAGCTGATTGGTACTGCGTTTAACCGAAGACAACTGCAAAGAATACATGATGAAACAGGGTTAATGAGCTACACGGCAGATATAGAAGTATTAAATGCAGAATTGTTTGACTGGATTTGCCCGGGTAAATCAGCCAAAATCGGATACGAGGAATGGAAAGACAGACTTTATCAGGCAGTTGATATTTTTGGCAAAGGATATGTAAATACAGGTCTTGTTGCAGGTGTCGAGATGGCAAAACCAAAGGGCTTTATTTCCGAAGAGGAATCTTTGGGAAAAGTTTTAGAAGAGGCAGAAGAACTTTGCCGGCATGGAGTAGCACCTGTTGGCTGCGTCTGGACAGTGGCACCAGGTTCCATTTTCTTTAAGCAGGAAACACCATCCCTAGAATACTATGTCCGTTTGGCAAAAGGATTTGATGGATTACGAAGAAAATATGACATAAGTGTGGATATGGACAATTACAGAAGATGTGGAAATCATCCGGACAGTGATTTATCAAGAGTATAGGAGGTTGTGGAAGAATGGCAGCAGCATTAGAACAGAAAGTAGTGGAACTTTTAAATGATGTCAACAGTGTAAAAGTTCTTGCAACGACAGATAAAGAGGGAAATCCTCATGTTACATTTAAAAATTCGATAAGAGCAAGAGAGGATGGATATATCCAATATTGGGAGTTGATTGAGACTTCAGGGACCAATAAAAATATGGTAAATAGTATCTGGTTTCACAAACAGGTGGCAATTAATGTATATGCGGATGGAGTGAGTTACCAGATTAAGGGAATACCATACAAAGCAATTATCTCCGGGAAAGAATTCGAGGAGGCATATAAACAGGTCCGGGAAAGATTTGAAGATGGAGATTTGTCAACGGTCTGGCTGATTGAACCGTTGCAGATTACGGAGGAAACCTTTCAAAAACGCAAGACACAGGAGGAAGAACAACACCCTATTTTGAAACATTTAGACAGATTATTGGAAAAGGAATAAAGAAAAGAAGAGGAGATTTCGTATGAAAAAGATAAAGTTTTTGAGTGCATTATTCGTCATTACCTTATTGGCTGGGATTGTGACCGGATGCGCTAAGAAAGTGGAGAATACAAGTACAAATGAAAGTGAAGCTAGTACTGCAGGCGAACAAAAAGATAAGACAGCTTCAAACGTGGATAGCAATTCGAAAAAAGAGAAGGTTACGGTAAGACTTGCGGACATGAGTGTCTATGGGATAGCAATATTCAATTATGCAGATAAAATAGGGCTTCTTGACGGATATTTTGACGACCTAAAGGATTATGATGTGACAGTCGAACTTTCAGAGTGGGCAAGTGGTGTTGACCAGAATACGGCATTTGCGGCAAAACAGATTGATTTTTCAAGTATGGGAAATATCCCGGCGGTATCAGGGGCAAGCAGTGGTTTTGGCACCAAAATAATTGCGGTTAATTATTTGTATGATGATGAGTATGTTCTTGTGGCAAGAGAAGGCTCCAATGTGAAAAAAGTTGAGGATTTGAAAGGAAAAAATGTAGGAACATATGTGGGGACCGTTACCCATTATGCTGTGGCAAAGTATCTTGAGAATGCCGGACTTACGGTGGATGATGTAAATTTGCTGAATGTAGCATCAGAAACAGCGACCTCTCTTAGAAATGGGGATATTGATGCCGGCGTACTTGGAAATGTTGTAGCACATCAAATAGAAGAAGAGGGAGCTGGCTATATTCTGTCAGAGGATAAGATACCAATTTACAATTATGTTGTAGGAAGAACGGAATTTGCGGAACAATATCCAGAGATTACGGTTCGTGTTCTTCAGCTGATTAATGATACCTGGGATTATGCACTGGAACATCAACAGGAGTATATGGAATTTTATGCAGGTGTATCAGGTACCGACCTTGCTACCGTTGAAGCATCCTGGAAAGATAATTTTCCTGTCAAATCAGCAAAGGATTTTGATACAAGCGATTATGATGCATATCTCGAATTGGTTGACTGGATGAAAGGGATTGAATACATTGGCGCGGATGTAAATCCGGATGATTTGCTGGATCTTTCTTATGTGAGACAGCTGAAAAAATAAATAGTATTCGAGAAATATTGCCATAAGTCGGGCTTTAAGAGGTGTGTTGAATGATAGGTTATGAGAAAGAAAAAGAGACGAATACAAAAACAGAGAGAGTGAAAAATTTTATACTTGCCATAATATTACCTGTTTTACTCTTGATTCTGTGGGAGTGGAACGTTTCCAAAGGAGTATTAAATGGAAATGTTGTTCCGGCACCGACAACATTATGGAACACATTTTTGGGGCTGGTTACATCGGGAAAGCTGCTAGAAGGGCTTGCAGTGAGCTTTCAGCGTGTTTTGATTGGATTTGTAATAGCAAGCTTTCTGGGAATTGGAATCGGATTTTTAATGGGATTGTTTTTGCCATTTCAGAAAGCGATGTCATCCTTGGTCAATATTTTACGGCCTATCCCGACCATTGCATTGGTACCAATATTCATAATTGTATTAGGTGTAGGTGAGGCTACCAATATTTCGATTATTATGATAGGAGCTGTCTGGTCAATATTATTAAATACGACAGCGGGAGTTATGAGTGTAGACCGGAAACTGATGGAATTAGCGTATGTGTATCGGCTGCCCAAAAGAGACATTATTTTCCGCATTGTGCTTCCATCCGCAATGTATAGCATTATTACAGGTTTGCGTTTAGGAATTGCCGGTGCGTGGATGAGCGTGGTGGCTGCCGAGATGATTGGAGCAACAAGTGGAATCGGATATATGATTATGTTTGCAAAATCGCTTGCGCAGGCAGCCAACATGTACGTTTTGGTAATCGTAATCGGTGTGATAGGGTTCCTGATAGATAAAATTCTGCAATTTTTCCAAAATCAGGTAAGAAGAAAGTTTTGTGGGATTTTGAATTAACCGGAAAGGCATGATGAATATGGAAAAGGATGAAACAATACTTAGTGTCAGACATGCAAAGAAAGATTTTGTGATTGGAAACGAAATCGTAAATGTGCTAGGAGACATTAATCTGGAGATAAAGAAAGGAGAATTTGTGTCAATTGTAGGCTCTAGCGGATGTGGAAAAAGCACCTTGCT
This genomic window from Roseburia sp. 831b contains:
- a CDS encoding pyridoxamine 5'-phosphate oxidase family protein encodes the protein MAAALEQKVVELLNDVNSVKVLATTDKEGNPHVTFKNSIRAREDGYIQYWELIETSGTNKNMVNSIWFHKQVAINVYADGVSYQIKGIPYKAIISGKEFEEAYKQVRERFEDGDLSTVWLIEPLQITEETFQKRKTQEEEQHPILKHLDRLLEKE
- a CDS encoding ABC transporter permease, with translation MIGYEKEKETNTKTERVKNFILAIILPVLLLILWEWNVSKGVLNGNVVPAPTTLWNTFLGLVTSGKLLEGLAVSFQRVLIGFVIASFLGIGIGFLMGLFLPFQKAMSSLVNILRPIPTIALVPIFIIVLGVGEATNISIIMIGAVWSILLNTTAGVMSVDRKLMELAYVYRLPKRDIIFRIVLPSAMYSIITGLRLGIAGAWMSVVAAEMIGATSGIGYMIMFAKSLAQAANMYVLVIVIGVIGFLIDKILQFFQNQVRRKFCGILN
- a CDS encoding radical SAM protein; the encoded protein is MVKVEKDIHWREKELSIKEVIEKYPEVSPFVIIKTDAQRRGVTYTQKALERVDENVHQLVHRGFSGEKNDKTPFSLLLRDGTSVLTGGAAGFGKRDPLVVDVVDDKIVLTDNREVLEEVSYWEKPDFYEKFTSSGEPMWHVAWARPQRIDLNPHQYCQFWNTPGHGCKYCSIAATYKSSDKPQYVNLDDIEETVKEALKQPGRFTSIFLTGGTILSGKELLDDEVDLYINILQRIGKNFGGKRFPSQLIGTAFNRRQLQRIHDETGLMSYTADIEVLNAELFDWICPGKSAKIGYEEWKDRLYQAVDIFGKGYVNTGLVAGVEMAKPKGFISEEESLGKVLEEAEELCRHGVAPVGCVWTVAPGSIFFKQETPSLEYYVRLAKGFDGLRRKYDISVDMDNYRRCGNHPDSDLSRV
- a CDS encoding ABC transporter substrate-binding protein, giving the protein MKKIKFLSALFVITLLAGIVTGCAKKVENTSTNESEASTAGEQKDKTASNVDSNSKKEKVTVRLADMSVYGIAIFNYADKIGLLDGYFDDLKDYDVTVELSEWASGVDQNTAFAAKQIDFSSMGNIPAVSGASSGFGTKIIAVNYLYDDEYVLVAREGSNVKKVEDLKGKNVGTYVGTVTHYAVAKYLENAGLTVDDVNLLNVASETATSLRNGDIDAGVLGNVVAHQIEEEGAGYILSEDKIPIYNYVVGRTEFAEQYPEITVRVLQLINDTWDYALEHQQEYMEFYAGVSGTDLATVEASWKDNFPVKSAKDFDTSDYDAYLELVDWMKGIEYIGADVNPDDLLDLSYVRQLKK
- the metK gene encoding methionine adenosyltransferase; its protein translation is MGKLFTSESVTEGHPDKIADQISDAILDALLEQDPYSRVAAETTVATGIALVVGEITTNAYVDIAKIARETIKEIGYVNNVDGYNANSIAVLTSIDEQSADIALGVDKAYESKQDGVTEDFGTGAGDQGIIFGYATDETPEYLPPAISFAHRLTRQLTKVRKDGTLPYLRPDGKSQVTVEFEEDGKTVKRIHTIVISTQHAEEVTLEQIRKDILTYVIKPVIPEELLDEDTIYYVNPTGRFVIGGPQGDSGLTGRKIIVDTYGGTGRHGGGAFSGKDPTKVDRSAAYAARWVAKNLVAAGVAKRLEVELAYAIGVAKPVSIAVETFGTATITEEKIVEIIEKVFDLRPAAIIDALNLRRPIYKQTAAYGHFGRTDIDLPWEHLDKVEEIKKYL